A stretch of the Bacillus anthracis str. Vollum genome encodes the following:
- the infB gene encoding translation initiation factor IF-2 produces MSKIRVHEYAKKHNISSKDLMTKLKEMNIEVSNHMTMLDDEVVNKLDNEYQAEKPSVADEFEVEEKVVRSKKNSNKKKKKGKGNEDKRQENFAGRQQTQTVETPDKITFSGSLTVGDLAKKLSKEPSEIIKKLFMLGIMATINQDLDKDTIELIANDYGIEVEEEVIVSETEFETFIDEQDDEENLKERPAVVTIMGHVDHGKTTLLDSIRNSKVTAGEAGGITQHIGAYQVELNDKKITFLDTPGHAAFTTMRARGAQVTDITIIVVAADDGVMPQTVEAINHAKAAGVPIIVAVNKMDKPAANPDRVMQELTEYELVPEAWGGDTIFVPISAIQGEGIDNLLEMILLISEVEEYKANPNRYATGTVIEAQLDKGKGTIATLLVQNGTLRVGDPIVVGTSFGRVRAMVSDIGRRVKVAGPSTPVEITGLNEVPQAGDRFMAFADEKKARQIGESRAQEALLAQRGEKSKLSLEDLFQQIQEGDVKEINLIVKADVQGSVEAMAASLRKIDVEGVKVKIIHTGVGAITESDIILASASNAIVIGFNVRPDVNAKRTAELENVDIRLHRIIYKVIEEIEAAMQGMLDPEFEEKVIGQAEVRQTFKVTKVGTIAGCYVTDGKITRDSGVRIIRDGVVIFEGQLDTLKRFKDDVKEVAQNYECGITIERYNDLKEGDIIEAYIMEEVKR; encoded by the coding sequence ATGAGTAAAATTCGAGTGCATGAATATGCGAAAAAACATAATATCTCAAGTAAAGATCTTATGACAAAACTAAAAGAAATGAATATCGAGGTTTCGAATCATATGACAATGTTAGACGATGAAGTAGTAAACAAATTAGATAATGAGTATCAAGCTGAAAAACCTTCTGTTGCAGATGAGTTTGAAGTAGAAGAAAAAGTTGTTCGTAGTAAAAAGAACAGCAATAAGAAAAAGAAAAAAGGCAAAGGAAACGAAGACAAGCGTCAAGAGAACTTTGCTGGAAGACAACAAACACAAACTGTAGAAACACCAGATAAAATTACTTTCTCTGGAAGCCTTACAGTAGGTGACCTTGCTAAGAAATTAAGCAAAGAGCCATCTGAAATTATTAAAAAGCTCTTCATGCTTGGAATTATGGCAACAATTAACCAAGACTTAGATAAAGATACAATTGAGTTAATTGCTAACGACTACGGTATTGAAGTAGAAGAAGAAGTAATTGTTAGCGAGACTGAGTTTGAAACATTCATCGATGAGCAAGATGATGAAGAGAACTTAAAAGAGCGTCCAGCTGTAGTTACAATCATGGGACACGTTGACCATGGTAAAACAACATTACTTGACTCTATCCGTAACTCTAAAGTAACTGCTGGCGAAGCAGGTGGAATTACTCAGCATATCGGTGCATACCAAGTTGAATTAAATGACAAGAAGATTACATTCTTAGACACACCTGGTCACGCGGCGTTTACAACTATGCGTGCTCGTGGTGCACAAGTAACGGATATTACAATCATTGTTGTTGCAGCTGATGACGGCGTAATGCCACAAACAGTTGAAGCGATTAACCATGCGAAAGCAGCAGGAGTACCAATTATTGTTGCTGTGAATAAAATGGATAAACCAGCAGCAAATCCTGATCGCGTAATGCAAGAATTAACAGAATATGAATTAGTTCCAGAAGCATGGGGCGGAGACACAATTTTCGTACCAATTTCTGCAATTCAAGGCGAAGGAATTGACAACTTACTAGAAATGATTCTTCTTATAAGTGAAGTAGAAGAATATAAAGCAAATCCAAACCGCTATGCAACTGGTACTGTAATTGAAGCACAGCTTGATAAAGGTAAAGGAACTATCGCGACATTACTTGTTCAAAACGGTACGCTTCGAGTTGGAGACCCAATCGTTGTTGGTACTTCATTCGGACGTGTTCGTGCAATGGTAAGTGATATTGGTCGCCGTGTAAAAGTTGCTGGTCCATCAACTCCTGTTGAAATTACAGGTTTAAACGAAGTACCACAAGCGGGAGATCGTTTCATGGCATTCGCTGATGAGAAGAAAGCTCGTCAAATCGGTGAATCACGTGCGCAAGAAGCGTTACTTGCTCAACGTGGTGAAAAATCTAAATTAAGCCTTGAAGATTTATTCCAACAAATCCAAGAGGGCGATGTAAAAGAAATTAACTTAATTGTGAAAGCAGACGTACAAGGTTCTGTAGAAGCAATGGCAGCATCACTTCGTAAAATTGATGTTGAAGGTGTTAAAGTTAAAATTATCCATACAGGCGTAGGTGCGATTACAGAATCTGATATCATTTTAGCTTCTGCATCTAATGCAATTGTAATTGGATTTAACGTACGCCCAGATGTGAATGCGAAGCGTACAGCTGAATTAGAGAACGTTGATATTCGTTTACACCGTATTATTTATAAAGTAATCGAAGAGATCGAAGCAGCGATGCAAGGTATGTTAGATCCAGAATTCGAAGAAAAAGTAATCGGTCAAGCAGAAGTACGTCAAACGTTTAAAGTAACAAAAGTTGGAACAATCGCAGGTTGTTACGTAACAGACGGTAAAATTACACGTGATAGTGGCGTGCGTATTATCCGTGATGGCGTAGTAATTTTCGAAGGACAACTTGATACGTTAAAACGTTTCAAAGACGACGTAAAAGAAGTTGCACAAAACTATGAGTGTGGTATTACAATTGAGAGATATAATGATCTTAAAGAAGGGGACATTATTGAAGCATACATTATGGAAGAAGTGAAGCGATGA
- a CDS encoding DUF503 domain-containing protein, producing the protein MIIASLSFECMIYDVHSLKEKRAILQRVLTRVKQRYNVAVSEVGHQDVWQRTEIAIVSVSSNRVICEKEMNRVLEYIDSFPEIERTITQLEWY; encoded by the coding sequence ATGATAATCGCTTCACTCTCATTCGAGTGTATGATTTACGATGTGCATTCTTTAAAAGAGAAACGAGCAATTTTGCAACGGGTGCTAACTCGTGTGAAACAGCGTTATAACGTAGCTGTTTCAGAAGTAGGGCATCAAGATGTATGGCAACGTACGGAAATTGCAATTGTTTCTGTATCCTCTAATCGTGTTATTTGTGAAAAAGAAATGAATCGTGTACTTGAGTACATCGATTCATTTCCTGAAATAGAACGTACGATAACACAATTGGAATGGTATTGA
- the ribF gene encoding bifunctional riboflavin kinase/FAD synthetase gives MKLIHLTHPHEQNKLELPPTVMALGFFDGIHLGHQCVIRTAKQIADEKGYKSAVMTFYPHPSVVLGKKEAHAEYITPMCDKEKIVESLGIDILYVVKFDESFAGLLPQQFVDDYIIGLNVKHVVAGFDYSYGRLGKGKMETLPFHARGEFTQTVIEKVEFQEEKVSSTALRKLIRNGEMEQIPSILGRAYTVGGTVVHGDKRGRQIGFPTANVGLSDEYLLPPVGVYAVRLQVHGEWYDGVCNIGYKPTFKEDERQLSIEVHLFEFNNDIYDQNVTVEWHMRIREEKKFNGIDELVEQIAKDKKTAQEYFANEKNILAFSNEK, from the coding sequence GTGAAACTTATTCATTTAACTCATCCACATGAACAAAATAAATTAGAATTACCACCTACTGTAATGGCATTAGGATTTTTTGATGGCATTCATTTAGGACATCAATGTGTGATTCGAACTGCGAAACAAATAGCGGATGAAAAGGGATATAAAAGTGCAGTGATGACATTTTATCCGCATCCATCTGTTGTTTTAGGTAAAAAAGAAGCGCATGCCGAGTATATTACACCAATGTGTGATAAAGAAAAAATAGTCGAGAGTTTAGGAATCGATATATTATATGTTGTTAAATTTGATGAATCATTTGCAGGCTTATTGCCGCAGCAATTTGTAGATGATTATATTATTGGTTTAAATGTAAAGCATGTAGTAGCAGGGTTTGATTATTCATATGGACGTTTAGGAAAAGGAAAGATGGAGACTTTACCATTTCATGCAAGAGGGGAGTTTACACAGACTGTGATTGAAAAAGTTGAATTTCAAGAAGAGAAAGTAAGTTCTACAGCATTACGAAAGTTAATTCGAAATGGCGAAATGGAGCAAATTCCATCTATTTTAGGTAGAGCATATACGGTAGGAGGAACGGTTGTACACGGTGATAAACGTGGACGTCAAATTGGTTTCCCAACAGCTAATGTAGGTTTAAGTGATGAGTATCTATTACCACCTGTAGGTGTTTATGCAGTGAGATTACAAGTTCACGGTGAATGGTACGACGGTGTATGTAATATTGGATATAAACCAACTTTTAAAGAAGATGAGCGTCAACTATCTATTGAAGTGCATTTATTTGAATTTAACAACGACATATATGATCAAAATGTTACGGTAGAGTGGCATATGCGTATAAGAGAAGAGAAGAAATTCAATGGCATTGATGAGTTAGTTGAACAAATCGCAAAAGATAAGAAAACAGCACAAGAATATTTTGCGAACGAAAAGAATATACTTGCTTTTTCAAATGAAAAGTAG
- the rnpM gene encoding RNase P modulator RnpM: MSNRKVPLRKCVATQEMKSKRELVRIVRSKEGEVSIDLTGKKSGRGAYLSKDKESILQAQKKNVLEHHLKAKIDSSLYEELLELVEKESK; encoded by the coding sequence ATGAGCAATCGAAAAGTTCCGTTACGAAAATGTGTTGCAACGCAAGAAATGAAATCAAAACGAGAGCTCGTTCGCATTGTTCGTTCCAAAGAGGGAGAAGTGTCTATTGATTTAACTGGAAAGAAATCAGGACGAGGTGCTTATTTATCAAAAGATAAAGAAAGCATTCTTCAAGCTCAAAAGAAAAATGTTTTGGAACATCATCTAAAAGCGAAAATCGACAGTTCTCTTTATGAAGAGCTTCTTGAGCTTGTTGAGAAGGAGTCGAAATAA
- the rpsO gene encoding 30S ribosomal protein S15 yields the protein MALTQERKNEIIAQFRTHETDTGSPEVQIAVLTEQINTLNEHLRTHKKDHHSRRGLLKMVGKRRNLLTYLRNSDITRYRELITKLGLRR from the coding sequence ATGGCTTTAACACAAGAGCGTAAAAATGAAATCATTGCACAATTTAGAACTCATGAGACTGATACTGGTTCTCCAGAGGTTCAAATTGCTGTCCTAACGGAGCAAATTAACACTCTAAACGAGCACTTACGTACTCACAAGAAAGATCATCATTCACGTCGTGGTCTATTAAAGATGGTTGGTAAACGTCGTAACTTACTAACTTACCTTCGTAATAGCGATATCACACGTTACCGTGAATTAATCACAAAGCTTGGCTTACGTCGATAG
- a CDS encoding polysaccharide deacetylase family protein: MKARILAYICIFFLYVSVGSYSVFAQDNLYEEIQKHAKQYEIAPQNAMIDKIWKATPGYNGRQVDMEASYNNMKKLKKFDQKHLEFKEVSPSVHLEDLSPAPIYRGHPNKKMVGLTINVAWGNEYLPRILEILKKHDVKATFFLEGRWVKENLRFAKMIVDANQEVGNHSYTHPNMKTLSSDEIRDQLQKTNRMIEAATNQKVRWFAPPSGSFRDEVVKIADDFQMGTIMWTVDTIDWKRPEPDVLLQRVMRKIHPGAIVLMHPTSSTTEALDTMITKLKEQGYKVGNITELLDEKRVD, from the coding sequence ATGAAAGCTCGTATATTGGCATACATATGTATATTCTTTTTATATGTCAGTGTAGGCTCTTATTCCGTTTTTGCACAGGATAACTTATATGAAGAAATTCAAAAGCATGCAAAACAATATGAGATTGCACCACAAAATGCGATGATTGATAAGATATGGAAAGCAACACCAGGATATAATGGAAGACAAGTTGATATGGAAGCATCCTATAACAATATGAAGAAGTTAAAGAAATTTGATCAAAAACATCTTGAATTCAAGGAAGTATCGCCGAGTGTCCACTTAGAAGATTTATCACCAGCGCCAATTTATAGAGGGCATCCAAATAAAAAGATGGTGGGATTAACAATAAATGTGGCATGGGGAAATGAATATCTGCCTCGTATATTAGAGATATTGAAAAAACATGATGTGAAGGCAACTTTCTTTTTAGAAGGACGTTGGGTGAAAGAAAATTTACGATTTGCAAAAATGATTGTCGATGCAAATCAAGAAGTCGGAAATCATTCTTACACACATCCGAATATGAAAACGCTATCGTCTGATGAAATACGAGATCAGTTGCAAAAAACAAATCGAATGATTGAAGCAGCTACGAATCAAAAGGTAAGATGGTTTGCACCGCCGAGTGGAAGTTTTCGAGATGAAGTCGTGAAAATTGCAGATGATTTTCAAATGGGAACGATTATGTGGACTGTTGATACAATTGATTGGAAGCGACCTGAGCCAGATGTACTATTGCAGAGAGTAATGAGAAAAATACATCCAGGTGCTATCGTATTAATGCACCCTACTTCGTCAACAACAGAAGCTTTAGACACAATGATTACAAAATTGAAGGAACAAGGATATAAAGTAGGGAATATAACAGAATTACTGGATGAAAAACGTGTGGATTAA
- the pnp gene encoding polyribonucleotide nucleotidyltransferase produces MSQEKQVFSIDLAGRQLTVETGQLAKQANGAVLVRYGDTAVLSTATASKEAKNVDFFPLTVNYEERLYAVGKIPGGFIKREGRPSEKAILASRLIDRPIRPLFADGFRNEVQVVSIVMSVDQDCSSEMAAMLGSSLALSISDIPFEGPIAGATVGRINGEFVINPTVEQQEQSDIHLVVAGTKDAINMVEAGADQVPEETMLEAIMFGHDEIKRLIAFQEEIVQAVGKEKSEVKLYEVDADLNQAVREMAEKDMHSAIQVHEKHAREDAINEVKKRVIEHYEAQEADADTLGQVNEILYKIVKEEVRRLITVEKIRPDGRKGDEIRPLASEVGILSRTHGSGLFTRGQTQALSICTLGALGDVQILDGLGVEESKRFMHHYNFPSFSVGETRPMRGPGRREIGHGALGERALEPVIPSEKDFPYTVRLVSEVLESNGSTSQASICGSTLAMMDAGVPLKAPVAGIAMGLVKTGEHYTILSDIQGMEDHLGDMDFKVAGTAHGVTALQMDIKIDGLSREILEEALQQAKVGRVHILNHMLSVIAEPRTELSAYAPKIITMTINPDKIRDVIGPSGKQINKIIEETGVKIDIEQDGTVFISSINQEMNDKAKKIIEDIVREVQVGEIYEGKVKRVEKFGAFVELFSGKDGLVHISELALERVGKVEDVVKIGDVITVKVIEIDKQGRVNLSRKVLLKEEQEKEAAKEENKQEQQ; encoded by the coding sequence ATGAGTCAAGAAAAGCAAGTCTTCTCGATAGATTTAGCTGGTCGCCAGCTAACAGTTGAAACAGGTCAGCTTGCAAAGCAAGCGAACGGAGCAGTATTAGTAAGATATGGCGATACAGCGGTTCTATCTACAGCAACTGCATCAAAAGAAGCAAAAAATGTAGATTTCTTCCCACTTACAGTAAACTATGAAGAGCGTTTATATGCAGTCGGAAAAATTCCTGGCGGTTTCATTAAACGTGAAGGTCGTCCAAGTGAAAAAGCAATTTTGGCAAGTCGTTTAATCGACCGTCCAATTCGTCCGCTTTTCGCTGATGGTTTCCGTAACGAAGTACAAGTTGTCAGCATCGTAATGAGTGTTGATCAAGATTGTTCTTCTGAAATGGCAGCTATGCTTGGTTCTTCATTAGCGTTATCGATTTCAGATATTCCATTTGAAGGTCCAATTGCGGGTGCAACAGTTGGTCGTATTAACGGCGAATTCGTTATCAACCCAACAGTAGAACAGCAAGAACAAAGTGATATTCACCTTGTTGTAGCTGGTACGAAAGATGCAATTAACATGGTTGAAGCAGGAGCAGATCAAGTGCCTGAGGAAACAATGTTAGAAGCAATTATGTTTGGTCATGACGAAATTAAACGTCTAATTGCATTCCAAGAAGAGATTGTACAAGCTGTAGGTAAAGAGAAATCAGAAGTAAAACTTTATGAAGTTGACGCTGATCTTAACCAAGCTGTACGTGAAATGGCTGAGAAGGATATGCATTCTGCAATTCAAGTACATGAGAAACATGCACGTGAAGATGCGATTAACGAAGTGAAAAAGCGTGTAATTGAGCATTACGAAGCGCAGGAAGCTGACGCTGATACTTTAGGACAAGTAAATGAGATTTTATATAAAATTGTAAAAGAAGAAGTACGTCGTCTTATTACAGTTGAAAAAATCCGCCCAGATGGCCGTAAAGGTGACGAAATCCGTCCATTAGCATCAGAGGTTGGCATTTTATCTCGTACACACGGTTCTGGTTTGTTCACTCGTGGACAAACACAAGCATTAAGTATTTGTACATTAGGTGCATTAGGCGATGTGCAAATTTTAGACGGTCTTGGTGTAGAAGAATCAAAACGCTTTATGCACCATTACAATTTCCCATCATTTAGTGTTGGTGAAACAAGACCGATGCGTGGACCAGGTCGTCGTGAAATCGGTCACGGTGCACTAGGAGAACGTGCTCTTGAACCTGTAATTCCATCTGAAAAAGACTTCCCATACACAGTACGTCTTGTGTCTGAAGTATTAGAATCAAATGGTTCTACGTCACAAGCAAGTATTTGTGGTAGTACTTTAGCGATGATGGATGCTGGTGTTCCACTTAAAGCTCCAGTTGCAGGTATTGCAATGGGGCTAGTTAAAACTGGTGAGCATTACACAATTTTATCTGATATTCAAGGTATGGAAGATCATTTAGGTGATATGGACTTTAAAGTAGCAGGTACAGCACATGGTGTAACTGCATTACAAATGGACATTAAAATCGATGGTCTATCTCGTGAAATTTTAGAAGAGGCATTACAACAAGCGAAAGTTGGTCGTGTGCACATTCTAAATCATATGTTATCTGTTATTGCAGAGCCACGCACTGAATTATCAGCGTACGCTCCAAAGATTATTACAATGACAATTAACCCAGATAAAATCCGTGACGTTATCGGACCAAGCGGTAAACAAATCAATAAAATTATTGAAGAAACTGGCGTTAAAATTGACATCGAGCAAGATGGTACAGTATTCATTTCTTCAATAAATCAAGAAATGAACGACAAAGCTAAGAAAATTATTGAAGATATCGTTCGCGAAGTACAAGTAGGTGAAATCTACGAAGGAAAAGTGAAACGTGTTGAGAAATTCGGTGCTTTCGTTGAATTATTCAGCGGTAAAGATGGATTAGTGCACATTTCTGAACTTGCACTTGAGCGTGTAGGTAAAGTAGAAGACGTTGTGAAAATCGGTGATGTAATTACAGTTAAAGTTATCGAGATTGACAAGCAAGGTCGCGTGAATCTATCTAGAAAAGTATTGCTAAAAGAAGAGCAAGAAAAAGAAGCTGCTAAAGAAGAAAACAAACAAGAGCAGCAATAA
- a CDS encoding YlxQ family RNA-binding protein: protein MSDWKSFLGLANRARKIISGEELVLKEVRSGKAKLVLLSEDASVNTTKRITDKTTYYNVPMRKVENRQQLGHAIGRDERVVVAVLDEGFAKKLRSMLDTNYRG from the coding sequence GTGTCCGATTGGAAATCGTTTTTAGGACTAGCAAACCGGGCTCGAAAAATTATTTCGGGTGAAGAACTCGTTTTAAAGGAAGTACGAAGTGGCAAGGCAAAACTTGTGTTGCTCTCTGAGGATGCGTCAGTAAATACTACGAAGCGTATCACGGATAAAACGACGTACTACAACGTACCAATGAGAAAGGTCGAAAATCGACAACAATTAGGGCATGCGATTGGGAGAGATGAGCGAGTCGTTGTAGCTGTGTTAGATGAAGGCTTTGCGAAAAAGCTGCGTAGCATGCTCGATACAAATTACCGGGGGTGA
- the truB gene encoding tRNA pseudouridine(55) synthase TruB, whose amino-acid sequence MEGVVLLHKPKGMTSHDCVFKLRKILREKRIGHTGTLDPDVTGVLPICVGRATKIAQFLTSETKTYEGEVTLGFSTTTEDASGEVVETKYVDRVITRKEVEEALATLTGTIEQMPPMFSAVKVNGKKLYEYARAGQEVERPVRTITIHEFVLLDDREVFEGENISFRFRVTCSKGTYVRTLAVMIGEKLGFPSHMSHLVRTASGEFLLEDCISFEEIEENVQNGTVESIFISIDEALSKFPKMVVDEKQAEKIKNGMFLKNELQITAPFITVFDKNDRCLAIYEHHPKHPGMLKPMKVLVNNQELKL is encoded by the coding sequence ATGGAAGGTGTAGTATTATTACATAAGCCAAAAGGCATGACATCACATGATTGTGTATTTAAATTAAGAAAGATATTGCGTGAAAAACGAATTGGTCATACAGGAACATTAGATCCAGATGTAACAGGAGTATTGCCGATTTGTGTTGGGCGAGCAACAAAGATTGCGCAATTTTTAACGAGTGAGACGAAAACATATGAAGGTGAAGTGACATTAGGGTTTTCAACAACAACTGAAGATGCTTCTGGTGAAGTTGTGGAAACGAAATATGTAGATCGTGTTATTACTCGTAAAGAAGTGGAAGAGGCTCTTGCGACATTAACAGGTACGATTGAGCAAATGCCTCCGATGTTTTCGGCTGTAAAAGTTAACGGAAAAAAATTATATGAATATGCAAGAGCAGGACAAGAGGTTGAACGTCCAGTTCGTACAATTACAATTCATGAATTTGTATTACTAGATGACCGTGAAGTGTTTGAAGGAGAAAATATTTCATTCCGTTTCCGTGTAACGTGTAGTAAAGGAACATATGTAAGAACATTAGCGGTAATGATTGGTGAAAAACTTGGTTTTCCATCACATATGTCTCACCTTGTAAGAACGGCTTCTGGTGAATTTTTATTAGAGGATTGCATATCATTTGAAGAAATTGAGGAAAACGTGCAAAATGGAACAGTAGAGTCTATCTTCATTTCAATTGATGAAGCATTAAGTAAATTCCCAAAAATGGTTGTAGATGAAAAGCAAGCAGAAAAAATAAAGAATGGTATGTTCTTAAAAAATGAATTGCAAATAACGGCGCCATTTATAACAGTGTTTGATAAAAACGATCGTTGCCTTGCAATTTATGAGCACCATCCAAAGCACCCTGGTATGCTAAAGCCGATGAAAGTACTTGTGAATAATCAAGAACTAAAGCTATAA
- the rbfA gene encoding 30S ribosome-binding factor RbfA codes for MKLRANRVGEQMKKELGDIISRKIKDPRVGFVTVTDVQVSRDLQIATVYISVLGDEEQKENTLKGLAKAKGFIRSEIGQRIRLRKTPEISFEFDESIGYGHRIDTLLHEINKEGKREE; via the coding sequence ATGAAATTACGTGCAAACCGTGTAGGCGAGCAAATGAAAAAAGAATTAGGCGACATCATCAGTCGTAAAATTAAAGATCCACGTGTCGGATTTGTTACTGTAACAGATGTACAAGTGAGTAGAGATTTACAAATTGCTACAGTGTATATTTCTGTTTTAGGTGATGAAGAACAGAAAGAAAATACACTAAAAGGTTTAGCGAAGGCAAAAGGCTTCATTCGTTCAGAAATTGGCCAACGTATTCGTCTTCGTAAAACGCCTGAAATTTCCTTTGAATTTGATGAATCTATTGGATATGGTCATCGAATTGATACACTTTTACATGAAATTAATAAAGAAGGTAAACGTGAAGAATAA
- a CDS encoding M16 family metallopeptidase, producing the protein MIKKYTCKNGVRIVMENIPTVRSVAIGIWIHAGSRNENEKNNGISHFLEHMFFKGTETRSAREIAESFDSIGGQVNAFTSKEYTCYYAKVLDEHAKYALDVLADMFFNSTFDEEELKKEKNVVCEEIKMYEDAPDDIVHDMLTKATYETHPLGYPILGTEETLNTFTGDTLRQYIKDHYTPENVVVSIAGNIDEAFLQTVEQYFGSYEGTTNREQVHSPIFHFNKVARKKETEQAHLCLGYKGLQMGHEDIYNLIVLNNVLGGSMSSRLFQEVREQRGLAYSVFSYHSSYEDTGMLTLYGGTGSQQLDTLYETMQETLETLKNTGITEKELINSKEQLKGNLMLSLESTNSRMSRNGKNELLLRKHRSLDEIIESVNTVTKENVDELIRNMFTDEFSAALISPDGKLPKGIKL; encoded by the coding sequence TTGATTAAAAAATATACTTGTAAAAATGGTGTAAGAATAGTTATGGAGAATATACCAACTGTAAGATCAGTTGCGATTGGTATTTGGATCCATGCAGGATCAAGAAATGAAAATGAAAAAAACAACGGAATTTCTCACTTTTTAGAGCATATGTTCTTTAAGGGAACGGAAACTCGTAGTGCACGCGAAATTGCAGAATCATTTGATAGCATTGGTGGACAAGTGAATGCTTTTACTTCAAAAGAATACACTTGTTACTATGCAAAAGTGTTAGATGAGCATGCTAAATATGCTTTAGATGTATTAGCAGATATGTTCTTTAATTCAACATTTGATGAAGAAGAATTGAAAAAAGAGAAGAATGTCGTATGTGAAGAAATTAAAATGTACGAAGATGCTCCAGATGATATTGTGCATGATATGTTAACGAAAGCAACATATGAAACGCATCCGCTTGGATATCCTATTTTAGGAACAGAAGAAACGCTTAATACGTTTACAGGTGATACGCTACGCCAATATATTAAAGATCATTACACACCTGAAAATGTAGTTGTATCAATTGCAGGAAATATTGATGAAGCCTTTTTACAAACGGTAGAGCAATATTTCGGTAGTTATGAAGGAACGACAAACCGTGAACAAGTACATAGCCCAATTTTCCACTTTAATAAGGTAGCACGTAAAAAGGAAACAGAACAAGCTCATTTATGTTTAGGATATAAAGGCTTACAAATGGGACACGAAGATATTTATAACTTAATTGTATTAAATAACGTTTTAGGCGGTAGTATGAGTAGCCGTTTATTCCAAGAAGTACGTGAGCAACGCGGGTTAGCTTACTCAGTGTTTTCTTACCATTCTTCTTATGAAGATACAGGTATGTTAACGCTGTATGGTGGAACAGGTAGCCAACAATTAGATACACTGTATGAAACAATGCAAGAAACATTAGAAACATTGAAAAATACAGGTATTACAGAAAAAGAGCTTATTAATAGTAAAGAGCAATTAAAAGGAAACTTAATGTTAAGTTTAGAAAGTACGAATAGCCGTATGAGCCGTAATGGTAAAAATGAATTGCTACTTCGTAAGCATCGTTCACTTGATGAGATTATTGAAAGTGTAAACACTGTAACAAAAGAAAATGTAGATGAATTAATTCGTAACATGTTTACAGATGAATTCTCTGCAGCATTAATTAGTCCAGATGGAAAACTTCCAAAAGGAATAAAACTATAA